GGGGCAAATTTTTTCAGGGCTTGGTGGAGCAAATCTGTTTTGAACTCTAACTGTTTATCATAGTGGAGGTGCATGATTTGGCAACCACCACATTCATTATAAATCGTACAAGCTGGCACGACCCGAAATTTCGACTTCTTATTAACCTTTAGTAATTTGGCTTCAACAAAGTTACGTTTAACAGAAGTAATCTGACAATAGATGTCTTCTCCTTTGAGGGCGCCAGGCACAAAAACGAGGGTTTTCTGGTAGAAACCGATTCCCTCACCATTGATACCCATCCGCTTGATTTTTAAAGGTATTTTTTGTTTGACTTTCAGATTCATACCCCTATCTTATCACATTTTAGGGTATAATAGAACTATGAAAATCACAAAACTTGAAAAGAAAAAACGTCTCTACTTGATGGAGTTAGATGGACAGCAAACCTCTTATATCACGGAAGATACCATTGTCCGTTTTATGTTGTCTAAAGATAAGGTGGTTAGCACTGAAGAATTGACCGAGATTCAGGGCTTTGCTCAGTTTTCTTATGGTAAGAATCTCGCCCTCTACCATCTATCATTTAAAGCTCGAACCGAAAAGGAAGTGAGAGAGTATCTGAAAAAGTATGATATTGATGAAACAATCACTAGTCAAGTTATCGCTAATCTTAAAGAAGATAACTGGATTAATGATCGTCAGTATGCCTATTCTATCATCAATGCAAATCAACTTTCTGGAGATAAGGGACCCTATGTGCTAGCTCAAAAACTGTCTCAAAAAGGGATTGCCAAAGCAACTATTGAAGATGTTTTAAAGGATTTTGATTTTTCGGAGGTTGCTCAACGTGTGGCGGAGAAACTTCTAAAAAAATACACGGGAAAGCTTCCCGCTCGTGCCTTGCAAGATAAGATTATCCAAAACTTGACGAACAAAGGCTTCTCCTATTCTGATGCTAAGAATGCCTTTGACGACTTGGATAGTCAAGTTGATCAAGAAACGACTCAAGAGCTCATTTTTAAAGAACTGGATAAACAATATTCTAAATATGCTCGAAAGTATGAAGGATACGAACTTAAACAGCGTTTAACCCAAGTTTTAGCTCGAAAAGGCTATGATTTTTCGGATATAGCGAGCGCTCTCAGAGAATATCTTTAACATTTTCAGGTAAAATTCAAAAAAATTAGACCAATTTATGATATAATAGTAGATGATAAACTTATAAATTGTAGAAAGTTGGTTAGTTATGAAACTTCCAAAAGAAGGCGACTTTATTACAATTCAAAGTTATAAGCATGATGGGAGTCTTCACCGTACTTGGCGGGACACCATGGTACTAAAAACAACAGAGAACGCTATTATTGGCGTCAACGACCACACACTTGTTACCGAAAGTGACGGTCGTCGTTGGGTGACTCGAGAACCGGCTATTGTTTACTTTCACAAAAAATATTGGTTTAATATCATTGCCATGATTCGTGATAATGGGATTTCCTACTATTGCAATATGGCCAGCCCCTACTATCTAGATGAGGAAGCCCTGAAATACATTGATTATGATTTGGATGTCAAGGTTTTCACTGATGGTGAAAAGCGTCTCTTGGACGTTGAAGAGTATGAGCGCCATAAACGCAAAATGAAGTATTCTGATGATTTAGACTATATTTTGAAAGAACATGTTAAAATCCTTGTTGATTGGATCAACAATGGACGCGGTCCTTTCTCAGAGGCCTATGTCAACATTTGGTACAAACGCTACATAGAACTAAAGAATCGGTAAAGTTGTCAAACCGGGGTGAGAGCCCTGGTTTTTTATTTGAAAAACCCAGCCTGGAAGCTGGGTTAATTGCTATATATCTAATTTAGTGACAGTAAACTTGATATGAGAATAGTCTTTTTCAACATCCTTATCTAACAGGAAAGCCGTGGCATCCTTCTTAATCTGAACAAGGTCAATGTTCTGGGCTTGAGCTGCATAGACGCATCCACAATAACATTGACGATAGATATCATACTCCTCGCACATCTCCACCGAGCGCTTGTAGCCTTGATTTTTCTTGAAATCACTTGGAAGATAGTGGGTGGTGTAAATCTTTTGCACATCAATTCCGATGCTGTTGATGGTTTGAGAATTCTTATGAGGACTGATGGTCAAAGCTGAACCAAAGTAGTCAAAGCCCAAGTCCATAGCTACCTGTGCTGTTTTATCCAGACGGTAGTCAAAACAAACCTTGCAACGGTCACCACCTTCAGGTTCTTCTTCCAGTCCTCTGACTAACTTCCGGTATTCATTGGGTTCATAGGGAGCTTCTAGGTACTGGACTGTATTGCCTGTTCGCTCATTGAAATCACTGACAAATTTCTTGGTGACGTAAGCTCGCTTGTGGTATTCTGCCTTGGGATGGATATTGGAATTGGCAAAATAGATGGTCACATCCGCGTATTTGGTCAGGTATTCTAGGGTGTAGGTACTACAAGGAGCACAGCAAACATGCATGAGAATAGTGGGACGTTGCTCATTTTTCTCCCAAACTTGAACCATTTTTTGCATAACACGGTCATAATTAATCTTCTGATTGGGATTCATCTTGCTCAGAATTTCTTCTACATCAATCATGTTCTTCTCCTTTTTCTAGTCTTATTTTATCATATAAGTTAGGAGAGCTCAAATCAATTTTAGAAGAGAAAACCATAAAAGGAGGGATTATGTTCCCTCCTTTTATGGTTTTTATAAGTTGCTTTTACATCATCCCGCCCATCATGCTTGGATCCATTGCTGGAGCTGGGGCTACTGGTTCTGGTTTATTGGCTACGACTGCTTCTGTAGTCAAAATCAAGCTGGCTACAGATGCTGCATTTTGAAGGGCAGAACGACTAACCTTAACTGGGTCAATGATTCCCTCTTCAATCATGTTGACCCACTCGCCTGTTGCTGCGTTGAAGCCTGTGCCAACTTCAGCATTCTTCAAACGGTCAATAACAATAGAACCTTCGAATCCTGCATTGTGGGCGATTTGACGAACTGGTTCTTCTAAGGCACGGAGAACAATATTGCGTCCTGTCGCTTCATCTCCTGTCAATTCCAAATCAGCAACAGCTGGGATGACATTTACAAGAGCTGTTCCACCACCTGCAACGATTCCTTCTTCCACGGCTGCACGAGTAGCGTTAAGGGCATCTTCAATGCGGAGTTTCATTTCTTTCAACTCAGTTTCAGTTGCAGCACCGACCTTGATCACTGCGACACCACCTGACAATTTTGCCAAGCGTTCTTGCAATTTTTCGCGGTCAAATTCAGATGTTGTAGTTTCAATTTGAGACTTGATAACTGCAACACGGTGAGAAATAGCTTCAGGATTTCCAGCACCTTCTACGATAACAGTGCTATCTTTGTCCACAGTTACTCTAGCAGCTTGACCAAGCGCCTCAATAGTAGCGTCTTTCAACTCAAGACCAAGATCTTCTGTGATGACTGTTCCGCCTGTCAAGATAGCGATGTCTTCTATCATAGCCTTACGACGGTCACCAAAGCCAGGTGCTTTAACAGCTACGACATTGAAGGTTCCACGAATCTTGTTCAATACAAGAGTCGGAAGAGCTTCACCATCTACATCATCCGCAATAATCAAGAGTGGACGATTGCTTTGGAGAATGCTTTCTAGAAGTGGCAAGATTTCTTGAATATTGGAAATCTTCTTATCAGTAATCAAAATGTATGGATTTTCAAGGTCCGCCACCATTTTTTCGCTATCTGTCACCATGTACTGTGATAGATAACCACGGTCAAACTGCATTCCTTCTACGACTTCAAGTTCTGTTTCCATACCACGTGACTCTTCAATGGTGATAACACCGTCTTTACCAACTTTTTCCATAGCTTCAGAGATGTATTCGCCGACTTTTTCAGAACGAGAAGATACAGCGGCAACCTGAGCGATGGCTTCTTTATTGGCAACAGGGATGGCATTGTTTTTCAAGGCTTCTACAGCTGCGGCAACCGCTGCTTCAATCCCTCGACGAATGCCGATTGGATTGGCACCTGCAGTGACGTTTTTGATTCCTTCGCGGACGATAGCTTGAGTCAAGACTGTTGCAGTTGTCGTTCCGTCACCTGCGATATCATTGGTCTTTGAAGCTACTTCTGATACCAATTTGGCACCCATATTTTCAAAATGGTCTTCTAATTCAATTTCTTTGGCAATAGTAACACCATCATTGGTAATCAATGGTGAACCAAATGATTTTTCAAGAACGACATTCCGACCTTTTGGTCCTAAGGTTACTTTAACAGTGTCTGCTAGGATATCGACACCACGGACCATCGCTGAACGAGCATCAGATGAAAATTTAATTTCTTTTGACATACTTACTTTCTCCTTCTATTCTTCAATGATAGCCAAAATGTTAGCTTCGCCAACGATGATGTACTTTTCATCGCCATCTTTGACATCAATACCTGCATGAGCTTCAACTAAGACACGGTCTCCAGGCTTAACGCTTGGAGCAACCAAGTCACCATTCAAGGTACGAACACCTTGTCCAGTAGCTACAACTTGGGCTGTTTTTGTTTTTTCTTGGGCTGAGCCTGCAAGGACAAAGCCTCCAACAGTTTGTTCTTTTTCTTCGATTTTCAAGACCAC
This window of the Streptococcus sp. D7B5 genome carries:
- a CDS encoding DUF402 domain-containing protein, encoding MKLPKEGDFITIQSYKHDGSLHRTWRDTMVLKTTENAIIGVNDHTLVTESDGRRWVTREPAIVYFHKKYWFNIIAMIRDNGISYYCNMASPYYLDEEALKYIDYDLDVKVFTDGEKRLLDVEEYERHKRKMKYSDDLDYILKEHVKILVDWINNGRGPFSEAYVNIWYKRYIELKNR
- the groL gene encoding chaperonin GroEL (60 kDa chaperone family; promotes refolding of misfolded polypeptides especially under stressful conditions; forms two stacked rings of heptamers to form a barrel-shaped 14mer; ends can be capped by GroES; misfolded proteins enter the barrel where they are refolded when GroES binds) — its product is MSKEIKFSSDARSAMVRGVDILADTVKVTLGPKGRNVVLEKSFGSPLITNDGVTIAKEIELEDHFENMGAKLVSEVASKTNDIAGDGTTTATVLTQAIVREGIKNVTAGANPIGIRRGIEAAVAAAVEALKNNAIPVANKEAIAQVAAVSSRSEKVGEYISEAMEKVGKDGVITIEESRGMETELEVVEGMQFDRGYLSQYMVTDSEKMVADLENPYILITDKKISNIQEILPLLESILQSNRPLLIIADDVDGEALPTLVLNKIRGTFNVVAVKAPGFGDRRKAMIEDIAILTGGTVITEDLGLELKDATIEALGQAARVTVDKDSTVIVEGAGNPEAISHRVAVIKSQIETTTSEFDREKLQERLAKLSGGVAVIKVGAATETELKEMKLRIEDALNATRAAVEEGIVAGGGTALVNVIPAVADLELTGDEATGRNIVLRALEEPVRQIAHNAGFEGSIVIDRLKNAEVGTGFNAATGEWVNMIEEGIIDPVKVSRSALQNAASVASLILTTEAVVANKPEPVAPAPAMDPSMMGGMM
- a CDS encoding epoxyqueuosine reductase QueH, coding for MIDVEEILSKMNPNQKINYDRVMQKMVQVWEKNEQRPTILMHVCCAPCSTYTLEYLTKYADVTIYFANSNIHPKAEYHKRAYVTKKFVSDFNERTGNTVQYLEAPYEPNEYRKLVRGLEEEPEGGDRCKVCFDYRLDKTAQVAMDLGFDYFGSALTISPHKNSQTINSIGIDVQKIYTTHYLPSDFKKNQGYKRSVEMCEEYDIYRQCYCGCVYAAQAQNIDLVQIKKDATAFLLDKDVEKDYSHIKFTVTKLDI
- the recX gene encoding recombination regulator RecX, translating into MKITKLEKKKRLYLMELDGQQTSYITEDTIVRFMLSKDKVVSTEELTEIQGFAQFSYGKNLALYHLSFKARTEKEVREYLKKYDIDETITSQVIANLKEDNWINDRQYAYSIINANQLSGDKGPYVLAQKLSQKGIAKATIEDVLKDFDFSEVAQRVAEKLLKKYTGKLPARALQDKIIQNLTNKGFSYSDAKNAFDDLDSQVDQETTQELIFKELDKQYSKYARKYEGYELKQRLTQVLARKGYDFSDIASALREYL
- the groES gene encoding co-chaperone GroES — its product is MLKPLGDRVVLKIEEKEQTVGGFVLAGSAQEKTKTAQVVATGQGVRTLNGDLVAPSVKPGDRVLVEAHAGIDVKDGDEKYIIVGEANILAIIEE